The following is a genomic window from Alkaliphilus sp. B6464.
TATTTAAATAATAAATTGGTAAAATGCTTGTACAACTAATTGAAAATTTTGGAACTGTTATGGAGGACAGTCAGTTAGATGATGCAGTAGTCAATGAGTTATGGGATCTACATAGAAAAGCTCAATATAGATGGGATTTCGTGTTTGTAGAAAATAGTACAGGCTTCCACAATACACCAAAGGCAAAAAAAGCTTTAAGTTAAGCAAGAAACTATGCTCAACAAGCCTTAGATAAGCTGGCAGAATTTCAATAAAAATCCTCTGATGTTATCCTATCAATAACTTTTATCAAGCTACTACTTCTTTAAAAAA
Proteins encoded in this region:
- a CDS encoding ammonia-forming cytochrome c nitrite reductase subunit c552, encoding MLVQLIENFGTVMEDSQLDDAVVNELWDLHRKAQYRWDFVFVENSTGFHNTPKAKKALS